A region from the Salvia splendens isolate huo1 chromosome 15, SspV2, whole genome shotgun sequence genome encodes:
- the LOC121768217 gene encoding chaperone protein DnaJ-like isoform X1, whose translation MAGEEDKSCDFYAVLELKKECTSAELRHAYKKLALKWHPDRFSASGNSKYLDETKKKFQAIQQAYSENIQFFRSLVIFVDFLCVNVLTYHRSWWKTVLSDTNKRFLYDAGVYDSDHDDDNHGMGEFLNEMTTMMSQTKSQESGHETLEELQELFDKLFESDINGSSRSSKPPTCSSSSSSASGNEAYGISSKWNSREAEASHFEGFCLGTGGGSGKRPSGESSRKRSARLGRR comes from the exons ATGGCTGGCGAAGAAGATAAAAGCTGTGATTTTTATGCTGTTttggagttgaagaaggaatgcACATCAGCTGAGCTACGGCATGCCTACAAGAAACTTGCTCTG AAATGGCATCCAGATCGATTCTCTGCTTCAGGGAATTCAAAGTATTTAGATGAGACAAAGAAGAAATTTCAAGCTATTCAGCAAGCATATTCAG AGAATATCCAATTTTTTAGATCACTAGTCATTTTTGTGGATTTCCTTTGTGTTAATGTGTTG ACTTACCATAGAAGTTGGTGGAAAACAGTGCTTTCTGACACCAACAAGAGGTTTCTGTACGATGCAGGAGTCTATGACTCTGATCATGACGACGATAATCAT GGAATGGGCGAATTCTTGAATGAGATGACAACAATGATGAGCCAAACAAAATCCCAA GAGAGTGGGCACGAGACATTGGAAGAACTTCAAGAACTATTCGACAAGCTCTTCGAGAGTGACATCAATGGCTCATCCCGGTCATCTAAACCCCCAACGTGCTCCTCCTCATCGTCCTCAGCCTCAGGCAACGAGGCCTATGGCATATCCAGCAAATGGAACTCGAGAGAAGCTGAGGCTTCCCATTTTGAAGGATTTTGCTTAGGGACAGGTGGAGGGTCGGGGAAACGTCCTAGCGGAGAGAGCAGTCGGAAAAGGAGTGCAAGGTTAGGTCGGAGGTAG
- the LOC121768217 gene encoding dnaJ homolog subfamily B member 7-like isoform X2, which translates to MAGEEDKSCDFYAVLELKKECTSAELRHAYKKLALKWHPDRFSASGNSKYLDETKKKFQAIQQAYSVLSDTNKRFLYDAGVYDSDHDDDNHGMGEFLNEMTTMMSQTKSQESGHETLEELQELFDKLFESDINGSSRSSKPPTCSSSSSSASGNEAYGISSKWNSREAEASHFEGFCLGTGGGSGKRPSGESSRKRSARLGRR; encoded by the exons ATGGCTGGCGAAGAAGATAAAAGCTGTGATTTTTATGCTGTTttggagttgaagaaggaatgcACATCAGCTGAGCTACGGCATGCCTACAAGAAACTTGCTCTG AAATGGCATCCAGATCGATTCTCTGCTTCAGGGAATTCAAAGTATTTAGATGAGACAAAGAAGAAATTTCAAGCTATTCAGCAAGCATATTCAG TGCTTTCTGACACCAACAAGAGGTTTCTGTACGATGCAGGAGTCTATGACTCTGATCATGACGACGATAATCAT GGAATGGGCGAATTCTTGAATGAGATGACAACAATGATGAGCCAAACAAAATCCCAA GAGAGTGGGCACGAGACATTGGAAGAACTTCAAGAACTATTCGACAAGCTCTTCGAGAGTGACATCAATGGCTCATCCCGGTCATCTAAACCCCCAACGTGCTCCTCCTCATCGTCCTCAGCCTCAGGCAACGAGGCCTATGGCATATCCAGCAAATGGAACTCGAGAGAAGCTGAGGCTTCCCATTTTGAAGGATTTTGCTTAGGGACAGGTGGAGGGTCGGGGAAACGTCCTAGCGGAGAGAGCAGTCGGAAAAGGAGTGCAAGGTTAGGTCGGAGGTAG
- the LOC121768216 gene encoding uncharacterized protein LOC121768216 produces MSEKGKEIERVVVEKEIKKGKMSEMEGDEREMIDHWSHEHPLSLVDTRGGEYCYGCEVRFGSGEKKAYGCSVEGCEYANLLHEECAAMAREIRHPLHHPHHILIQQHQPKIHSCDICKQRILSIVYRCSFRGNGDELMLNFDIIQHSSHPNHELELLQRRSTFECNACDTIHTGIWFVCTTDGCGYRIHQICASLPQIMKRGDHLHPLSLSFAQQEIPDPYIDISVYYIQSCKICSRSLHKYKGWIYYCRICIDFKVHITCAFNERQGLVQCGFKMHLRCAQGGGVIEAEDQRRSTIHHLSHPGHELKLLRRRCSFKCDACCTTRKEPSSYICTNHDCQYWIHESCASLPPSFKREDHHHSLSLSFEIPFEYFNFNFKCDVCNTSLLPNYWIYHCLICRFIVHVKCAFNKPPPRITLNIGRDIIRLPTNEVAEELITPFVMREKGAFTPNDDGDELVKVKYYKFIHHQHQLTLLSSGDRSQQQEEEDEENYGVRSELICDACITPISSSSSNYYMSCSECKYNLHLACFQLPPQLSSLPLHQRDDHQLVLRSSDKHQPWKYQYCSVCGYRTNGLFYTCTACRFKVDIKCACMPDTILHAAHPQHLLNHVAWVDLREDINSSRLSCAAGCGEDTDYYHCYRCCSSSSCDFIVHVKCAVLPASVISRRWDRQHPLLLTYDATLNRPGDFYCDQCETQMNPRRWMYHCRSCDLSFHPHCFPTTSGRYRNCKMGQEYDVNAETHPHPLTFQLLTTKRRCDICRYNENENQGFYCALCNFFICLYNCGKNMIQNGDMKAVD; encoded by the exons ATGAGTGAGAAAGGAAAGGAGATAGAGAGAGTAGTAGTTgagaaggaaataaaaaaaggaaaaatgagtgAGATGGAAGGGGATGAGAGGGAGATGATTGATCACTGGAGCCACGAGCATCCACTTAGTTTAGTGGATACTCGTGGAGGAGAATACTGTTACGGTTGTGAAGTGCGGTTTGGCAGTGGAGAGAAGAAAGCTTATGGATGCAGCGTGGAGGGATGCGAGTACGCAAACCTATTACACGAAGAATGTGCAGCGATGGCGAGAGAGATACGGCATCCATTGCACCACCCTCACCACATCCTCATCCAGCAACACCAGCCCAAAATTCACAGCTGTGACATCTGTAAACAGAGAATTCTGTCCATTGTGTACAGGTGTAGCTTCCGTGGTAATGGTGATGAGCTAATGCTCAACTTCGATATCATACAGCATTCAAGTCATCCCAACCATGAGTTGGAGTTGTTGCAGAGAAGGTCCACCTTTGAGTGCAATGCTTGCGACACCATACACACCGGGATTTGGTTCGTGTGCACCACAGATGGCTGTGGATATCGGATCCACCAGATATGTGCTTCCTTGCCTCAAATTATGAAAAGGGGAGACCATCTTcaccctctttctctctcttttgcacAGCAGGAGATCCCAGACCCTTATATCGACATATCTGTGTACTACATACAATCATGTAAAATATGCAGCAGGTCGCTACACAAGTACAAGGGTTGGATTTATTATTGCAGAATCTGCATAGATTTTAAGGTCCACATCACGTGTGCCTTCAACGAGCGACAAGGGTTGGTACAATGCGGGTTCAAGATGCACCTGAGATGCGCGCAAGGGGGAGGCGTGATTGAGGCTGAGGATCAAAGGCGCAGCACCATTCATCATCTAAGCCATCCCGGCCATGAATTGAAGTTGTTGAGGAGAAGGTGTTCCTTCAAGTGCGATGCTTGCTGCACCACACGCAAAGAGCCTTCCTCCTACATATGCACCAATCATGATTGCCAGTATTGGATCCATGAGAGTTGTGCTTCCTTGCCTCCAAGCTTCAAAAGGGAAGACCAccatcactctctctctttatcATTTGAAATCCCTTTTgaatatttcaatttcaacttCAAATGTGATGTGTGCAACACATCTTTGCTACCCAATTATTGGATATATCATTGCCTAATCTGCAGATTTATTGTCCATGTCAAATGCGCCTTCAACAAGCCGCCTCCTCGCATCACtct TAATATTGGGAGAGACATAATCCGTCTGCCTACAAATGAGGTGGCTGAGGAGCTAATTACACCTTTCGTGATGAGAGAAAAAGGAGCCTTCACGCCTAATGATGATGGCGATGAGTTGGTGAAGGTGAAATACTATAAGTTCATTCATCACCAACATCAACTCACTTTACTCTCATCTGGCGATCGAAGCCaacaacaagaagaagaagacgaggagAATTATGGAGTGAGATCAGAATTGATATGTGATGCTTGCATTACTCCTATATCTTCCTCATCATCAAACTACTATATGAGTTGCAGTGAATGCAAATACAATCTTCACTTGGCATGCTTTCAGTTGCCACCTCAACTCTCCTCACTTCCACTCCACCAACGTGATGATCACCAGCTTGTCCTCCGATCTAGTGACAAACATCAACCTTGGAAGTACCAATATTGCAGTGTGTGTGGGTATCGTACGAATGGGCTGTTTTACACTTGCACAGCGTGCAGATTCAAAGTAGATATAAAGTGCGCTTGTATGCCGGATACCATACTTCACGCAGCTCACCCGCAACATCTCCTCAATCATGTGGCTTGGGTTGACCTGCGAGAAGATATCAATTCATCACGCTTGTCATGTGCTGCTGGTTGTGGCGAAGACACAGACTATTATCATTGTTACAGGTGTTGCAGCAGCAGCTCATGTGATTTCATCGTGCACGTTAAATGCGCTGTGTTGCCGGCATCAGTCATCAGCCGTAGATGGGACAGGCAGCACCCGCTGCTGTTGACTTACGACGCCACTCTCAACCGTCCTGGCGATTTCTACTGCGATCAATGTGAAACACAGATGAATCCCAGGAGATGGATGTATCACTGCCGCAGTTGCGATCTATCCTTCCATCCACATTGCTTTCCAACTACATCCGGAAGGTATAGAAACTGCAAGATGGGGCAGGAATATGATGTGAATGCAGAAACCCATCCACACCCGCTCACCTTTCAACTTCTCACCACAAAACGCCGCTGCGACATTTGTCGTTACAATGAGAATGAAAATCAAGGATTTTATTGTGCATTATGCAACTTCTTCATTTGTCTCTACAATTGTGGTAAAAACATGATCCAAAATGGTGACATGAAGGCcgttgattga